The following are encoded in a window of Chloroflexia bacterium SDU3-3 genomic DNA:
- a CDS encoding glycosyltransferase family 2 protein — translation MRETVGVIIVSFNTCALLRECLASLRGCGLPLRTLVVDNGSRDGSQAMVRAEFSEVDLIEPGRNLGFGAANNLGLRQLYGGQPAHAGPALLLNSDTVVHPGAIEALADFLAQHPRVGVVGPRLLNPDGSLQHAAFRFPTLSLTALDLFPPGEALPGRLYGSWWHGRYAQEIAGAAPFPIDHPLGACMLVRAEALAEVGGFDEDFFMYAEEVELCHRIRAAGWSIWQQPAAQVTHVGGASTSQLRSQMQIALWESRLRLFRKRYPRRALAAHRALLRVGMLRAALLAWAAFARRQISRRDLRERLYTCGRIAQLR, via the coding sequence ATGCGAGAGACTGTCGGCGTCATCATTGTTTCTTTTAACACATGCGCCCTGCTGCGCGAGTGCCTGGCCTCGCTGCGCGGGTGCGGCCTGCCGCTGCGCACCCTGGTGGTGGACAACGGCTCGCGCGATGGCTCGCAGGCCATGGTGCGCGCCGAGTTCTCCGAGGTCGATCTGATCGAGCCGGGGCGCAACCTGGGCTTCGGCGCGGCCAACAACCTGGGCCTCCGCCAGCTCTACGGCGGCCAGCCCGCCCACGCAGGCCCCGCGCTGCTGCTCAACTCCGACACGGTGGTGCACCCCGGCGCGATCGAGGCGCTGGCCGATTTTCTGGCCCAGCACCCGCGCGTGGGCGTGGTCGGCCCGCGCCTGCTCAACCCCGATGGCTCGCTGCAGCACGCCGCCTTCCGCTTCCCCACGCTCTCCCTGACCGCGCTCGATCTCTTCCCGCCCGGCGAGGCGCTGCCCGGTCGGCTCTACGGCTCGTGGTGGCATGGCCGCTACGCCCAGGAGATCGCGGGCGCTGCGCCCTTCCCGATCGACCACCCGCTGGGCGCGTGCATGCTGGTGCGCGCCGAGGCCCTGGCCGAGGTCGGCGGCTTCGACGAGGACTTCTTCATGTACGCCGAGGAGGTGGAGCTGTGCCACCGCATCCGCGCGGCAGGCTGGTCGATCTGGCAGCAGCCTGCGGCCCAGGTGACACATGTGGGCGGCGCATCCACCTCGCAGCTGCGCTCGCAGATGCAGATCGCCCTGTGGGAGAGCCGCCTGCGCCTGTTCCGCAAGCGCTACCCGCGCCGCGCCCTGGCCGCGCACCGCGCCCTGCTGCGCGTGGGCATGCTGCGCGCCGCCCTGCTGGCATGGGCCGCCTTCGCCCGCCGCCAGATCTCGCGCCGCGACCTGCGCGAGCGCCTCTACACCTGCGGGCGCATCGCCCAGCTGAGGTAG
- a CDS encoding glycosyltransferase family 2 protein: MSIAVAIIARDEARHIGAALASVAALADELLVLLDDRTADDTAAIAIAAGATVAVEPWRGFAAQRNRALDLCRSEWVLFLDADERVSPELAAEILAMVGPGGQSSPAVAGYWLPRHNQFFGRVVRGGGWYPDHQLRLLRRAQARYDTDMHVHEYAQLAGEAAFLHGHLLHINIERADEFWRKQTSYAIHEAQSLYRAGRRARWRNFVGAPARELVRRYLRLGGWRDGWLGLALCGSLAYFELVKFAHLRGLQRILRG, encoded by the coding sequence ATGAGCATCGCCGTCGCTATCATCGCCCGCGACGAGGCCCGCCACATCGGCGCGGCCCTGGCCAGCGTGGCCGCCCTGGCCGACGAGCTGCTGGTGCTGCTCGACGACCGCACAGCCGACGACACCGCCGCCATCGCCATTGCCGCCGGTGCCACCGTGGCCGTCGAGCCGTGGCGCGGCTTCGCGGCCCAGCGCAACCGTGCGCTCGACCTGTGCCGCAGCGAGTGGGTGCTGTTCCTGGATGCCGACGAGCGCGTCAGCCCCGAGCTGGCGGCGGAGATCTTGGCCATGGTGGGGCCGGGCGGGCAGTCCAGCCCCGCCGTGGCGGGCTACTGGCTGCCGCGCCACAACCAGTTCTTTGGCCGCGTGGTGCGCGGCGGCGGCTGGTACCCCGACCACCAGCTGCGCCTGCTGCGCCGCGCCCAGGCCCGCTACGACACCGACATGCACGTGCACGAGTACGCCCAGCTGGCTGGCGAGGCCGCCTTTCTGCATGGCCACCTGCTGCATATCAACATCGAGCGCGCCGACGAGTTCTGGCGCAAGCAGACATCCTACGCCATCCACGAGGCCCAGTCGCTCTACCGCGCCGGGCGGCGGGCGCGCTGGCGTAACTTCGTGGGCGCGCCCGCCCGCGAGCTGGTGCGGCGCTACCTGCGGCTGGGCGGCTGGCGCGATGGCTGGCTGGGCCTGGCCCTGTGCGGCAGCCTGGCCTACTTCGAGCTGGTGAAGTTTGCCCATCTGCGCGGCCTCCAGCGCATCCTGCGCGGCTAG
- a CDS encoding glycosyltransferase family 2 protein, translating into MSELAIIIVSWNTRDLLQRCIEHVHSSLAGAGLPYRVVVVDNASHDGTPAMLRAEHPDVVLIEPGRNLGFAGGNNLALRWLLGMPLPAELSIQPENAQPGQPQWLLLLNPDTEPLADALPQLVRYIQAHPDVAAVGPRLLNPDGSTQPSRRRFPDAGVFFLESTPLEQLFPHNRWAARYRMEGTPDDAEQDVDWLVGAALLVRRSAVERAGLLDAGFAMYSEELEWQLRLRRAGRVVYLPAAQITHYEGKSSEQVPARRLIHFQQSRLRYVRMVFGPIHALPLWATLVALYSAQLATEAAKWLLGHKRPLRAQRVAVYRQVLAGLLAGPEAETFTQRPR; encoded by the coding sequence ATGAGCGAGCTTGCGATCATCATTGTTTCGTGGAATACCCGCGATCTGCTGCAGCGCTGCATCGAGCACGTGCATAGCTCGCTAGCCGGCGCGGGGCTGCCCTACCGCGTGGTGGTGGTGGATAACGCCTCGCACGATGGCACGCCTGCCATGCTGCGCGCCGAGCACCCCGACGTGGTGCTGATCGAGCCGGGGCGCAACCTGGGCTTCGCGGGCGGCAACAACCTGGCGCTGCGCTGGCTGCTGGGCATGCCGCTGCCCGCCGAGCTATCCATCCAGCCCGAGAACGCACAGCCCGGCCAGCCGCAGTGGCTGCTGCTGCTCAACCCCGACACCGAGCCGCTGGCCGATGCCCTGCCCCAGCTGGTGCGCTATATCCAGGCCCACCCCGATGTGGCCGCCGTCGGCCCGCGCCTGCTCAACCCCGACGGCTCGACCCAGCCCTCCCGCCGCCGCTTCCCCGACGCGGGCGTGTTCTTTCTGGAGAGCACGCCGCTGGAGCAGCTTTTCCCCCACAACCGCTGGGCCGCCCGCTACCGTATGGAGGGTACGCCCGACGACGCCGAGCAGGATGTCGACTGGCTGGTGGGCGCGGCGCTGCTGGTGCGCCGCAGCGCGGTGGAGCGCGCGGGCCTGCTGGATGCGGGCTTCGCCATGTACTCCGAGGAGCTAGAGTGGCAGCTGCGCCTGCGCCGCGCGGGCCGCGTGGTCTACCTCCCCGCCGCCCAGATTACCCACTACGAGGGCAAGAGCAGCGAGCAGGTGCCCGCCCGCCGCCTCATCCACTTTCAGCAGAGCCGCCTGCGCTATGTGCGCATGGTCTTCGGTCCCATCCACGCCCTGCCGCTGTGGGCCACCCTGGTGGCGCTCTACAGCGCCCAGCTCGCCACCGAGGCCGCCAAGTGGCTGCTGGGCCACAAGCGCCCGCTGCGCGCCCAGCGCGTGGCCGTCTACCGCCAGGTGCTGG